The genomic segment agtccttgaatatgaacaccttgaaccgaacagccatgatgtatccagcaatgtgtaagcaataaattcggctgaatggtcacctagaaaacttcaaacagcagccaacttcattttcccattcatgcatgtgccgtccccttcatgtacctccttttaatacctttcatgcaccaaggacgttcatgggtaatgtacctgcagcaacattcatcaattcaatcaaatacatgtttagacacattaaattaacactaaaattctgcacattaaattcgacagccttaggacataattaaaacaaataataaagttgacacattaaaaacatgcataaaaacatatttataggctgtaggaattaatatgacttaataacatgtaagaaaaaaaaacatatttaacatgcttatttaaattcgtccagatttaagaccaattaaacaacaaaaattaattaagctgtaataaactaattaaatgacgcaaataattagttcagctactataataaaggtcttaaagatatggagctgaaattgagctggttcgagctcattgaacttgcaggagctggaaatgagctaaatgaagctccacaaaaatataattgagctacgtccagcttgcaaacacgacgagcctcgcttgtaggctgatgcaatggccgttcccaagggcgggtcgtatcaatataggtaacgggtcaaggtccccttctatccttcatcaaaattcaccttaagtaATATAAGATttggggcaatactttttagtattgaaacattcttgaagcttgagttcaatttctATTCCATTTAATCTATCAACCGACAagctattttctttgttaaaaccGAACCTATCCAATCCCAAAAGCCATCTTTTTGAACCCATTTTGTTTACTTCCGCTTATAAATCAACCTAACTCCATCGATCTACAAAATTGAACgaaaacttctcgtcgacgatcgggcaactacgtgaaatGACTCAATTAACTCGAGCCGGATCGCATCAGGTTTGTGCaacaagaaaaagggaaattatgAATCAAGAATGATTCGTGATGCCCAAGAATATTGTGGACTTCCCTAAACCGAATCTGAACAGAATAACACCAAAAATAGCAAATTAAACTCAAAAGTCCAGCAAAAcgaattgaatcagaattaggAAGATTGGACGGCAAGATCAATTGAAAAGGATGGCGAAGGAACGCTTCTTGCTGCCAAGAAGGGTGTTGATCAGATTCTTGAAGAGTGAAATGGTTGGAAACGCAACAAAAGAGATTAAAACAAGTTAATCAATAAATCGTCACAAGCAGAAAATTTAAAGAGGAATaaacaacaagaaaaataaagaaaagtcctaagaagcctagagatcgagaaagatttcacaactcccttcaaacggctctaatctcccctccaatgtgaaaaaatggcaagaagaaggctgaagatggatcccacaatcaaaaagattgttaaaactacttctaaagaaaaatcaagagaaatttcttggagaaactcaaagagaattttcattaaaaaaagaaTCTGATTTTAATGTATAATCCATGTGTTTTTCAtaaggtggctggccaagccttgTTATAGGCcatctaactattttcctaatccTATTAGGAAActcaaaaaaaaacctaattattaacttcaaaggggaaattcggccaaggcttttaatgggctgcttgggttgaatttttacataggaattaaatcataaagtctaaaaattaaaactaagtatttaaagaattaaaattgtaCAAATTGGGcaactttgacaatttggcctgattttcaactaagtctaatttaaattttcttgattgggcttggaacatcttattgggccttgtcttcaagaacttgggcttgtaatccgttctatCCCAAAATTGGTTTGTTGATGcccgtaactgagatccaatgcgccttagctgcaagattcagtttcttggaccaagatttccaagatttgaaatcttgattttcttaaatcttgaaatcgctcaaaacagtaaaattggaccaagattcggtttcctaattttcttgaaaacaagaaagtgaatcttgattttctttttccttcatatacgcatctaaggccttgctaatgaaagCTTGAACGGTTACATTTAATTTCGtacgcatttgcctggcctttgaccttgttattgggccttgtggtaatttgagcccatcacgttcttgagcttgagttgggcctttgtgactcgtatcattcccctttcctcaaaagattcgtcctcgaatctaaaaatcaaatggagataagttagccacattgaaagtagaacttacattgtactcaccgggtagatcaattttgtatgcattatcaCTGATCCGtttgagtacttggaaaggcccattgcctcttgggtccaacttggtctttctttttgtaagaaatcattctttcctcatatggacccaaacacaatctccgggttcaaggattctttgttggtgttgatgtcatttgttttggctattcgttgcctagccttctcgtgtaaggatttcaccaactcagctttctgttcgccatctaaattaacaatatgttctagtggtaatggcgcaagatcaagtactgttagtgggttaaaaccataaacaagttcaaatggagaataaccagttgtagaatgaatagatctattataggaaaatgtagtggctgatgcactatctcgaaggtatgcttTATTAAATGTTTTGGATGCTAAATTGAttgggtttgtatttcttaaagatttatatgtcaatgatactgactttggtgaattctttcagttatgcgcaaagggagcttacgaaaagtactatcgacatgatgggtacttatttCGAGAAGGAAAGCTATGTATACCTGATAGAGGGTTACGCGGGGACCAAGATCAAGTcatcaagtcacgggaaactcctacaaaagctctaaacaattagatctgaaacgaaatagaaaattaaaagattagaactttgaatttccagatctaaaataaaatccccaaattagcaaagagtcaaattgagaatagaaataagtgttaataagggttcttgaaaccctaaaggaggttgcgattctgcccaattgaacaactagatagttttccccaaatttcggcaatctaattttacccaaaaagagtatggatgaatcggcaagaaccctagaaattggggatttttggctaattctttaagatagaaaaaaaaggctggaaacacaataagaacagcaaataaattagataaagattcggcacaagaagaaataaagaaagaattgacagcaagaaattaaaagataagtcctgagaagccttgaaatcccgaaagatctcacaactcccttcaaacggctctaatctcccctccaaagaatatcaatggcaagaagaaggctgaagatggctcccacaaccaaaagattgttaaaacaacttctaaagaaaacccaagagagaattcttggagaaaaactcaaagagaattttgcacttaaacaaatctaaaatttttgatatatttgtaatgtataatgtagggtggctggccaagccatatatataggctttctaactactttcctagccctactaggaaaactaacaAAAACCTAATTGTTGACTTTCAAAGGAATTTCATCCAAGGCTTTTAAATGGGCcttttggactgaatttttacatagaaagtTATTCATAAAgtcaaaaattaaaactaaatatttaaaaaaattaaaacttaacaaattgggccactttgataatttggcctgattttcaactaagtctagtttaaacttcttggttgggcttggaacatcttattgggccgtgtcttcaagaacttggggtTTTAATCCGTTCTCTctcgaaattggttcgttgatgcttgtAAACGAGATCCAATtagccttagttgcaagattcagtttcttggaccaagatttccaagatttgaaatcttgattttcttgattcttgaaatcgctcaaaacagcaaaattggaccaagattcggtttcttgattttcttgaaaacaagaaagtgaatcttgattttctttttccttcgtatatgcatctaaggcctttttGACTCGTATcaataccccaaggttccgttcGAGAGGTGTTAATCAAAGAAGCGCATAGTGGTGGATTAATGGGGCATTTCGGAGTTGCCAAGACTTTAGCCACACTCAACGAACActtcttttggcccaagatgcgacgagatgtcgaatgattttgtaatcgatgcattgcgtgcaaacgggctaagtcacgaataaagccccatggtttgtataagccattacctattcccgaaaccccttggtctgatatctcaatggatttcgtgctaggtttaccaagtaaaaatggccgagattcGATATTTTAGTTGTGGATAGGTTTTCTAAAATGGCACACTtcatagcatgtcataaaattgatgatgccgttaatattgctaacttatttttcaaagaagtggtcaggttgcatggcatgcctaggacgATTGTGTCCGATTGAGACGCGaaatttcttagccatttttggagaacATTATGGGGGCGCCTTGGAACCAAGCTGCTATTTTCTACCACTTGCCATCTGCAAACGGACGGCCAAATAGAAGTGGTCAACCAAATTTtatctacattgcttcgagctatcattcggaaaaatttgaaggcttaGGAAGATTGTTTACCGCATGTGGAGTTTGTGTATAATAGAGCTGTTCACTCAGCTACCAAACTTTCTCCTTTCAAAATTGTTTATGATTTCAATCCGTTAACACCACTTGATTtgatgccattgccttctaaccaacttgtgcatgtagatggaaaatGCAAGGCTGATtacgtcaagcaattgcaccaacgagttcgagacaacATTGAGGCTAAGACCAAGAAATATGAACAACAAGCCAACAAAGGCCGTAAGCGTGTTGTGTTCGAGCCGGGAGACTGGGTTTGGGTGCACATgcgcaaggaaagatttcctGCACAAAGACGATTTAAGCTCCTTCCGAGAGgagatggaccattccaagtccttgaacgaattaTAGATTATTCTTATAAGCTGGACTTGCCAGGTGAATACAATGTTAGTGTGAGCTATAATGTTTCTGATTTATCTTCGTTTGATGCAGATTGCGATTTGAGGaaaaatcgttctgaagaggaggggaatgatgtaaGCTCGCCTATGAACAACGTAGAGCTTGAACAAGAAGCtatcaagctgcccattggttCGATAatgcgagctagagctaaacaattcaaggatgCTATTTCAGCAATGGTGGAACGAATTGTGGAAAATGATAGCAAAGAATTCAAAAACGAGCTCAACATGTTCAATTTTTgggaagctgaatttcgttccagCCAATaaaatttgctgctggaatttttagaccatttaaattaaacatttaaataagttttactacagcttataaatatgtctttaattaatataagtgtttaatttgtcttagttaaattaaagatgtcttgatttcatttagtttgtctaaattaatacatttattaaatctgtccagccgaatttatgtgtcatgttttattaatatttaagttgtcacaatgttaattatgatgtttacattatgttttaatttaagttcagctgaatttgtttgaattaattaagttcatttgttttAATTCAGGTACAACCGAATTTGGAGATTCATTGGCTAGAtgcatgcatgtagattcaatgaatgtgaagatgcatgtgcagctggtaTAATGCATTGAAGCTGATGAATTTTGGCTctcttcaaggcaactattcggccaagagtcAGCAGCCAATTCAACACTCCGAGACATGGCTGATTCTCTTCTCAAGGAGGCATAAAGATGTTCACACCATatggctcttcaaaaccgtccattcacacttctaaatggctaTTTAAGTTGCTATTTAAtgttggtaatttttcagcaagagttgcttcatgaATTACCTCATTAAACTCCATTAGACGAATGTATCTGCTGCTAATTTCCAAATTTCATTGGAAGCTATTCCTTGGTCtccattcagccgaacctacattggccaACATTCATGAATTAAAGCTGAAtttttagttcaatgtttgcttagaaattaagcctAGAATCtatccattcggctactaggcatTATGCTATGAATAGTTGctgattttcttgtaaaaggactttttgccaaatttttttgaatgaattatgtttTTGGTGAGATAATTCACTCTCCTTATTCTCTCCAAATGATACGAACTcatctcgtgatgttttgagtcgtatgtgttgcccaatcgtgaattgagtaaggatggattcattctggttttaaaatgaaacaaaatagagataatggcttcaaacaaaggtaataaacaaaataaagaggaaacaataacaaattaattggctaagaccgaaaatgaaccaacaataacgaattgttgacccgaatctcaaaatggtctttaggtgttgttcggttaaaggaaacaggaaaggaaccttgacccactatcaactatgattggaaccaaaggtatattgaacgccacaccaaaggtgataagttcagcaacaaagaaaagatggacgccacaagctatgcttgataagtcaaatcaattccgaaagaacaaagagaattggatagctcacaattcaaatatttcatctatattcagcaaaaagttccctctctatggctgattacatctatttataatgctaaaacaaggtaaccgaatggtcaaaaacatccacttaatgagccataaaaactgatgtcttttcttattctttgaaccaaataactccttccataaaatcactttaattcagctgatttgaatgtctttaatggcttagaaaatgactcttaagttgtccttggctagttgaatagacaccatctcttaaccagcttcttaatgacattcaaaggcttgattaatttctcttgaaagctccaaaaacggctggaagtggaagagttgctgctgaattttaaagggcataaaatgctctttaaaaactcctttaatgattttaagctccctttataacagcccctttaattgtaactgatacgaactcgtctcgtgatgttttgagtcgtatgtgttgcccaatcgtgaattgagtaaggatggattcgtttcggttttaaaatgaaacaaaatagagataatggcttcaaacaaaggtaataaacaaaataaagaggaaacaataacaaattaattggctaagaccgaaaatgaaccaacaataacgaattgttgacccgaatctcaaaatggtctttaggtgttttcggttaaaggaaacaggaaaggaaccttgacccactatcaactatgataggaaccaaaggtatattgaacgccacaccaaaggtgataagttcagcaacaaagaaaagatggacgccacaagctatgcttgataagtcaaatcaattccgaaagaacaaagagaattggatagctcacaattcaaatatttcatctatatttagcaaaaaagttgttccctctatggctgattacatctatttataatgctagaacaaggtaaccgaatggtcaaaaacatccacttaatgtgccataaaaaactgatgtcttttcttattctttgaaccaaataactccttccataaaatcactttaattcagctgatttgaatgtctttaatggcttagaaaatgactcttgagttgtccttggctagttgaatagacaccatctcttaccagctcctt from the Gossypium hirsutum isolate 1008001.06 chromosome D09, Gossypium_hirsutum_v2.1, whole genome shotgun sequence genome contains:
- the LOC107942967 gene encoding uncharacterized protein, whose amino-acid sequence is MPLPSNQLVHVDGKCKADYVKQLHQRVRDNIEAKTKKYEQQANKGRKRVVFEPGDWVWVHMRKERFPAQRRFKLLPRGDGPFQVLERIIDYSYKLDLPGEYNVSVSYNVSDLSSFDADCDLRKNRSEEEGNDVSSPMNNVELEQEAIKLPIGSIMRARAKQFKDAISAMVERIVENDSKEFKNELNMFNFWEAEFRSSQ